From one Pseudomonas sp. S35 genomic stretch:
- the rbsK gene encoding ribokinase, which yields MPAKVVVVGSLNMDLVTRASRLPRAGETLIGQTFSTVPGGKGANQAVAVARLGADVAMIGCVGKDAYGAELRDALLVEGIDCQAVNAVDGSSGVALIVVDDSSQNAIVIVAGSNGELTPASLQAADAVLQAGDVIICQLEVPMATVGYALQRGRALGKTVILNPAPASGPLPKEWYACVDYLIPNESEATALSGVTVDSLDSAKAAATQLINAGAGKVIITLGAQGALFADGRRFEHLAAPKVKAVDTTAAGDTFVGGFAAALASGKGEAEAIRFGQVAAALSVTRAGAQPSIPTLHDVQGFVPE from the coding sequence ATGCCAGCAAAAGTAGTGGTAGTAGGCAGCCTGAACATGGACCTGGTCACTCGTGCCAGTCGGCTGCCCCGCGCCGGTGAAACCCTGATCGGTCAAACGTTCTCCACCGTTCCTGGAGGCAAGGGTGCCAACCAGGCCGTGGCAGTGGCAAGGCTGGGCGCGGATGTGGCGATGATTGGCTGTGTGGGCAAGGACGCCTACGGCGCTGAGCTGCGTGATGCGTTGCTGGTGGAAGGTATCGATTGCCAGGCCGTCAACGCCGTGGACGGTTCCAGCGGGGTGGCGTTGATCGTGGTGGACGACAGCAGCCAGAACGCCATTGTGATCGTTGCGGGCAGCAACGGTGAGCTGACGCCTGCATCACTGCAGGCCGCTGATGCAGTGCTGCAAGCTGGCGATGTGATCATCTGCCAGCTGGAAGTGCCAATGGCGACCGTGGGCTACGCCCTCCAGCGTGGCCGTGCATTGGGCAAGACTGTGATCCTCAACCCGGCCCCGGCCAGCGGTCCCTTGCCGAAAGAATGGTATGCCTGCGTCGATTACCTGATTCCCAATGAGAGCGAAGCCACCGCGCTGAGCGGTGTGACGGTTGACTCTCTCGACAGTGCCAAGGCGGCTGCGACGCAACTGATCAACGCCGGGGCCGGCAAAGTCATCATCACGCTCGGTGCTCAAGGCGCGCTGTTTGCTGACGGCCGGCGCTTTGAGCATCTCGCTGCACCCAAGGTCAAGGCGGTGGACACCACGGCCGCGGGCGACACCTTCGTTGGCGGCTTTGCTGCTGCATTGGCCAGCGGCAAAGGTGAGGCCGAGGCCATCCGTTTTGGCCAAGTGGCCGCAGCGCTGTCGGTCACTCGCGCCGGCGCGCAACCCTCCATTCCCACGCTGCATGACGTTCAAGGTTTTGTGCCCGAATGA
- a CDS encoding LacI family DNA-binding transcriptional regulator: MATIKDVAALAGISYTTVSHVVNKTRPVSEPVRIKVEAAIKHLDYVPSAVARSLKAKTTATIGLLVPNSLNPYFAELARGIEDYCERNGYCVILCNSDDNAQKQRSYLRVLLEKRVDGLIVTSVGGDDSGLAAGLSAVRTPMVIVDRALDGIDVDLVRIDHEQGAYLATRHLLELGHRDIACIGGPAHTRVAQMRLAGYHRALLEAGVAVTATRTLESDFTSNGGYAAAAQLLAQNPPSAIFASNDMIGFGVLRAAAERGIRVPGELSVIGFDDIQMGRYVYPALTTVGQSILQLGETAAELLLRRIATPQLPIDQRIVTPSIVLRESTAPVAGVFAQYR, from the coding sequence ATGGCAACGATCAAGGATGTGGCCGCGCTTGCAGGTATTTCCTACACCACCGTGTCCCATGTGGTGAACAAGACGCGCCCAGTGAGCGAGCCGGTACGCATAAAGGTCGAAGCCGCGATCAAGCACCTCGACTACGTACCCAGCGCGGTCGCGCGCTCGCTCAAGGCCAAGACCACGGCCACCATTGGTTTGCTGGTGCCTAACAGCCTCAACCCGTACTTTGCGGAGCTGGCGCGGGGCATCGAGGATTACTGCGAGCGTAACGGCTACTGCGTAATCCTGTGTAATTCCGATGACAACGCGCAAAAACAGCGCAGCTATCTGCGGGTGCTGCTGGAGAAGCGCGTCGATGGCTTGATCGTGACCTCGGTCGGTGGCGATGACAGCGGCCTCGCCGCAGGCCTGAGCGCAGTGCGCACGCCCATGGTGATTGTCGACCGCGCGCTGGACGGCATTGATGTCGACCTGGTGCGCATTGATCACGAGCAGGGCGCCTACCTGGCGACCCGGCACTTGCTGGAGCTGGGGCATCGCGATATCGCCTGCATTGGCGGCCCCGCTCATACCCGCGTGGCGCAAATGCGCCTGGCGGGGTACCACCGCGCCTTGCTTGAGGCGGGCGTGGCGGTGACGGCCACGCGCACCCTGGAAAGTGACTTCACCAGCAACGGCGGTTACGCCGCCGCCGCGCAATTGCTAGCACAAAACCCACCCAGCGCGATTTTTGCCAGCAACGACATGATCGGGTTCGGCGTGTTACGCGCAGCCGCCGAGCGTGGCATTCGCGTGCCCGGCGAGCTGTCGGTGATTGGCTTCGATGACATTCAGATGGGCCGCTACGTGTACCCGGCACTGACCACGGTCGGGCAATCGATCCTGCAACTGGGCGAGACCGCGGCCGAGCTTTTACTGCGACGAATTGCAACCCCCCAACTGCCGATCGATCAACGCATCGTGACGCCGAGCATTGTATTGCGCGAGTCGACGGCGCCCGTCGCCGGCGTGTTCGCCCAGTACCGCTGA
- a CDS encoding ABC transporter permease, giving the protein MKTTSSAGKTGGNFFGLGTYLGLAGALLAMIALFSVLSDHFLSYDTFSTLANQIPDLMVLAVGMTFILIIGGIDLSVGSVLALAASAVSVAILGWGWSVLPAALLGMGCAALAGTITGSITVAWRIPSFIVSLGVLEMARGVAYQMTGSRTAYIGDSFAWLSNPIAFGISPSFIIALLVIVAAQLVLTRTVFGRYLIGIGTNEEAVRLAGINPKPYKILVFSLMGLLAGVAALFQISRLEAADPNAGSGLELQVIAAVVIGGTSLMGGRGSVISTFFGVLIISVLAAGLAQIGATEPTKRIITGAVIVIAVVLDTYRSQRASRRG; this is encoded by the coding sequence ATGAAAACCACATCCTCTGCCGGTAAAACCGGTGGCAATTTCTTCGGCCTGGGCACTTACCTGGGGCTGGCGGGTGCCTTGCTCGCGATGATTGCGCTGTTCTCGGTGCTGAGCGATCACTTCCTGTCCTACGACACCTTCAGCACCCTGGCCAACCAGATCCCGGACCTGATGGTACTGGCGGTGGGCATGACCTTCATCCTGATCATCGGTGGCATTGACCTGTCGGTGGGCTCGGTATTGGCGTTGGCGGCGTCGGCGGTGAGCGTGGCGATTCTCGGTTGGGGTTGGAGCGTGTTGCCAGCCGCTTTGCTGGGTATGGGTTGCGCTGCGTTGGCTGGCACCATCACCGGTTCGATCACCGTGGCCTGGCGGATTCCGTCATTTATCGTGTCCCTCGGTGTGCTGGAGATGGCTCGCGGCGTGGCGTACCAGATGACCGGTTCACGCACCGCCTATATCGGTGATTCGTTTGCCTGGCTGTCCAACCCGATTGCCTTCGGTATTTCTCCCTCGTTCATCATCGCGCTGCTGGTGATCGTCGCTGCCCAGTTGGTATTGACCCGCACGGTATTCGGCCGTTACCTGATCGGCATCGGCACCAATGAAGAGGCGGTGCGCCTGGCCGGTATCAATCCCAAGCCCTATAAAATCCTGGTGTTCAGCCTGATGGGCCTGTTGGCCGGTGTGGCGGCACTGTTCCAGATCTCGCGCCTGGAAGCGGCGGACCCGAACGCCGGCTCAGGCCTGGAGCTGCAAGTGATCGCCGCGGTGGTGATCGGCGGTACCAGCCTGATGGGCGGGCGCGGTTCGGTGATCAGTACCTTCTTTGGTGTGTTGATTATTTCGGTATTGGCTGCCGGCCTGGCGCAGATCGGCGCCACGGAACCCACCAAGCGCATCATCACCGGTGCCGTGATCGTGATTGCCGTGGTGCTCGATACCTACCGCAGCCAACGCGCCAGTCGGCGGGGCTGA
- a CDS encoding sugar ABC transporter ATP-binding protein: MSSSAPNAVLSVSGIGKTYAQPVLSDITLTLNRGEVLALTGENGAGKSTLSKIIGGLVTPTTGHMQFNGQDYCPASRTQAEALGVRMVMQELNLLPTLTVAENLFLDNLPSCGGWISRKRLRKAAIEAMAQVGLDAIDPDTLVGSLGIGHQQMVEIARNLIGDCHVLILDEPTAMLTAREVEMLFEQITRLQARGVAIIYISHRLEELARVAQRIAVLRDGKLVCVEPMANYNSEQLVTLMVGRELGEHIDLGPRSIGGPALTVKGLTRSDKVRDVSFEVRAGEIYGISGLIGAGRTELLRLIFGADLADSGTVALGSPAQVVSIRSPVDAVGHGIALITEDRKGEGLLLTQSISANIALGNMPEISGGGVVNRRDETALAKRQIDAMRIRSSSPAQLVSQLSGGNQQKVVIGRWLERDCSVMLFDEPTRGIDVGAKFDIYTLLGELTRQGKALVVVSSDLRELMLICDRIGVLSAGRLIETFERDSWTQDELLAAAFAGYQKRDALLNDAAPRNTP, translated from the coding sequence ATGTCATCTTCTGCCCCGAACGCTGTCCTCTCGGTCAGCGGTATCGGTAAGACCTATGCCCAACCGGTTCTGTCCGACATCACGCTCACGCTTAACCGCGGGGAAGTGCTGGCGCTGACCGGTGAGAACGGCGCAGGCAAAAGTACCTTGTCGAAGATTATCGGTGGGTTGGTCACACCGACCACCGGGCACATGCAATTCAACGGTCAGGATTACTGCCCGGCCAGTCGTACCCAGGCCGAAGCGCTGGGCGTGCGCATGGTCATGCAAGAGCTCAACCTGCTGCCGACGCTGACCGTTGCCGAAAACCTGTTCCTGGATAACCTGCCCAGTTGCGGTGGCTGGATCAGCCGCAAGCGCCTGCGTAAAGCGGCGATCGAGGCCATGGCCCAGGTCGGCCTGGATGCCATTGACCCGGACACCCTGGTTGGCAGTCTGGGCATCGGCCACCAGCAGATGGTCGAGATCGCCCGCAACCTGATCGGCGACTGTCATGTACTGATTCTCGATGAGCCCACGGCCATGCTCACCGCCCGTGAAGTCGAGATGCTGTTTGAACAAATCACCCGCTTGCAGGCCCGGGGCGTGGCGATCATTTACATTTCGCACCGGCTGGAAGAGTTGGCCCGCGTCGCCCAGCGTATTGCGGTACTGCGCGACGGCAAGCTGGTCTGCGTCGAGCCGATGGCCAATTACAACAGCGAGCAACTGGTGACCTTGATGGTCGGCCGCGAGCTGGGTGAACACATCGATCTTGGCCCGCGCAGCATCGGCGGTCCGGCGCTGACCGTGAAAGGCCTGACCCGCTCGGACAAAGTCCGCGACGTGTCCTTTGAAGTGCGTGCTGGCGAGATCTACGGCATTTCCGGCCTGATCGGCGCTGGCCGTACCGAATTGCTGCGCCTGATCTTTGGTGCCGACCTGGCCGACAGCGGCACCGTGGCCCTTGGCTCGCCGGCCCAGGTGGTGAGCATTCGTTCGCCGGTGGATGCGGTCGGTCATGGCATCGCCTTGATTACCGAGGACCGCAAGGGCGAAGGCCTGCTGCTGACCCAATCCATCAGCGCGAATATTGCCTTGGGCAACATGCCGGAAATCTCCGGTGGTGGCGTGGTCAATCGCCGGGACGAAACCGCATTGGCCAAGCGCCAGATCGACGCCATGCGCATCCGCAGTTCCAGCCCGGCGCAATTGGTGTCGCAGCTGTCCGGCGGCAACCAGCAGAAGGTGGTGATTGGCCGTTGGCTGGAGCGCGACTGCTCGGTGATGTTGTTCGATGAGCCCACCCGCGGCATCGACGTGGGCGCCAAGTTCGACATTTATACCCTGCTTGGCGAGTTGACCCGCCAGGGCAAGGCGTTGGTGGTGGTGTCCAGTGACTTGCGTGAACTCATGCTGATCTGTGACCGCATCGGCGTGCTCTCCGCCGGCCGCTTGATCGAGACGTTCGAGCGCGACAGTTGGACCCAGGACGAATTGCTCGCCGCCGCGTTTGCCGGCTATCAGAAACGTGACGCGCTGCTCAATGACGCCGCGCCTAGGAATACCCCATGA
- a CDS encoding sugar ABC transporter substrate-binding protein, translating to MKLPFAGRLLAVAVLAAASAALPLSSAFADDAVKPKVGLVMKSLANEFFVTMQDGAKAYQKDHAADFDMITNGIKNETDTSAQIDIVNQMILAKVNAIVIAPADSKALVTVLKKASDAGIKVVNIDNRLDPGVLKSKNLEIPFVGPDNRKGSKLVGDYLAKQLAAGDKVGIIEGVPTTTNAQQRTAGYKDAMDAAGMKIVSTQSGNWEIDQGQKVASAMLSEYPDLKALLAGNDNMALGAVSAVRAAGKSGKVLVVGYDNIEAIKPMLQDGRILATADQAAAQQAVFGIQNALKLVKGEKVDANDGVIETPVELVLKK from the coding sequence ATGAAGCTGCCATTCGCTGGACGTCTTCTTGCTGTCGCTGTGCTTGCTGCCGCATCCGCCGCTTTACCTCTTTCCTCTGCATTCGCTGACGACGCCGTCAAACCCAAGGTCGGCCTGGTGATGAAATCCCTCGCCAATGAATTCTTCGTCACCATGCAGGACGGTGCCAAGGCGTACCAGAAAGATCACGCCGCCGATTTCGACATGATTACCAACGGTATCAAGAACGAAACCGATACCAGTGCGCAGATCGACATCGTCAACCAAATGATCCTCGCCAAGGTCAACGCCATCGTCATCGCGCCTGCCGACTCCAAGGCCCTGGTCACCGTACTCAAGAAAGCCTCCGACGCGGGTATCAAGGTGGTCAACATCGACAACCGCCTGGACCCGGGTGTACTGAAAAGCAAAAACCTCGAGATTCCCTTCGTCGGCCCCGACAACCGCAAAGGCTCCAAGCTGGTGGGCGACTACCTGGCCAAGCAACTGGCTGCGGGCGACAAAGTCGGCATCATCGAAGGCGTACCGACCACCACTAACGCCCAGCAGCGCACCGCAGGCTACAAGGACGCGATGGACGCAGCTGGCATGAAGATCGTTTCCACTCAATCGGGTAACTGGGAAATCGACCAGGGCCAGAAAGTGGCCTCGGCCATGCTGAGTGAATACCCGGACCTCAAGGCATTGCTGGCGGGTAACGACAATATGGCCTTGGGCGCCGTCTCCGCCGTGCGCGCAGCGGGCAAGTCCGGCAAGGTGCTGGTAGTGGGCTACGACAATATCGAAGCCATCAAGCCGATGTTGCAGGACGGTCGCATCCTGGCGACCGCCGACCAGGCGGCTGCCCAGCAAGCGGTGTTCGGTATCCAGAACGCGCTCAAGTTGGTCAAGGGTGAGAAAGTCGATGCCAACGATGGCGTGATCGAAACCCCGGTCGAACTCGTCCTCAAGAAGTAA
- a CDS encoding asparaginase — translation MKSALKNCVPGALALLLLFPVAAQAKDVESKTKLSNVVILATGGTIAGAGASAANSATYQAAKVGIEQLIAGVPELSQIANVRGEQVMQIASESITNENLLQLGRRVAELADSKDVDGIVITHGTDTLEETAYFLNLVEKTDKPIVVVGSMRPGTAMSADGMLNLYNAVAVAGSKDARGKGVLVTMNDEIQSGRDVSKMINIKTEAFKSPWGPLGMVVEGKSYWFRLPAKRHTTDSEFDIKNIKSLPDVEIAYGYGNVSDTAYKALAQSGAKAIIHAGTGNGSVSSKVVPALVELRKQGVQIIRSSHVNAGGMVLRNAEQPDDKYDWVAALDLNPQKARILAMVALTKTQDSKELQRIFWEY, via the coding sequence ATGAAATCTGCATTGAAGAATTGTGTTCCGGGCGCATTAGCCCTTCTGCTGCTGTTCCCCGTTGCCGCCCAGGCAAAGGACGTTGAATCCAAGACCAAGCTGTCCAACGTGGTAATCCTCGCCACTGGCGGCACCATTGCCGGCGCAGGCGCGAGCGCGGCCAACAGCGCCACGTATCAGGCCGCCAAAGTCGGTATCGAGCAATTGATCGCGGGGGTTCCCGAGCTGAGCCAGATCGCCAACGTGCGTGGCGAGCAAGTGATGCAAATTGCGTCCGAAAGCATCACCAATGAAAACCTCCTGCAACTGGGTCGACGCGTCGCTGAGTTGGCGGACAGCAAGGACGTGGACGGCATCGTGATCACCCACGGTACCGACACCCTGGAAGAGACCGCCTACTTCCTGAACCTGGTGGAAAAAACCGACAAGCCAATCGTGGTCGTCGGTTCCATGCGCCCGGGCACCGCCATGTCGGCTGACGGCATGCTCAACCTGTACAACGCCGTGGCGGTAGCCGGCAGCAAAGACGCACGCGGCAAAGGCGTGCTGGTGACCATGAACGACGAGATCCAATCGGGTCGCGACGTCAGCAAGATGATCAACATCAAGACCGAAGCATTCAAAAGCCCATGGGGCCCACTGGGCATGGTCGTTGAAGGCAAATCCTACTGGTTCCGCCTGCCAGCCAAGCGCCACACCACGGATTCGGAATTCGACATCAAGAACATCAAGAGCCTGCCCGACGTTGAAATTGCCTATGGCTATGGCAACGTGAGCGACACCGCCTACAAGGCCCTGGCCCAGTCTGGCGCCAAAGCCATCATCCATGCCGGTACCGGCAATGGTTCGGTATCGTCCAAGGTGGTCCCTGCCCTGGTGGAATTGCGTAAGCAAGGCGTACAGATCATTCGCTCTTCCCACGTGAATGCCGGTGGCATGGTGCTGCGTAACGCCGAACAGCCAGATGACAAATACGACTGGGTTGCCGCCCTCGACCTTAACCCGCAAAAAGCGCGGATTCTGGCAATGGTCGCCCTGACCAAGACCCAGGACAGCAAAGAGTTGCAACGAATTTTCTGGGAATATTGA
- a CDS encoding DUF1654 domain-containing protein, producing the protein MAKSSSVAPTPPNAYERLAIRVQKIINSTNAQKAKAALIFRLPDEPEDEWQRLLEEIAENDNVTLAYRDDGGVQIFWVVPKED; encoded by the coding sequence GTGGCAAAGTCTTCTTCCGTAGCGCCTACTCCGCCCAATGCCTACGAACGCTTGGCTATTCGTGTGCAAAAAATCATCAACTCCACCAACGCCCAGAAAGCCAAGGCCGCCTTGATCTTCCGTTTACCGGACGAACCCGAGGATGAGTGGCAACGCTTGCTGGAGGAAATCGCGGAGAACGACAACGTCACCCTCGCTTACCGCGACGACGGCGGCGTGCAGATTTTCTGGGTTGTGCCGAAGGAAGACTGA
- a CDS encoding endonuclease I family protein produces MSARFIAVCCLFFAVTAHAQAPRTFSEAKKIAWTLYAPQSTEFYCGCKYTGNRVDLKACGYIPRKNANRAARIEWEHIVPAWQIGHQRQCWQDGGRKNCTRHDDVFKRAEADLHNLVPSIGEVNGDRSNFSFGWLPVQSGQYGSCLTQVDFKAKKVMPRPSIRGMIARTYFYMSKQYGLRLSKQDRQLYEAWNKTYPVQAWERQRNQTVACVMGRGNEFVGPVNLKACG; encoded by the coding sequence ATGAGTGCCCGTTTTATTGCTGTTTGTTGCCTGTTTTTTGCCGTCACCGCCCACGCCCAGGCGCCCCGCACCTTTAGCGAAGCCAAGAAAATCGCCTGGACACTGTATGCACCGCAATCCACCGAGTTCTATTGCGGCTGTAAATACACCGGTAACCGCGTTGACCTCAAAGCCTGCGGTTACATACCACGCAAAAATGCCAACCGCGCGGCGCGCATCGAGTGGGAACACATTGTCCCGGCCTGGCAGATTGGTCATCAACGCCAGTGCTGGCAAGACGGAGGGCGCAAGAACTGCACGCGCCATGATGATGTGTTCAAGCGTGCCGAAGCAGACCTGCACAACCTGGTGCCAAGTATCGGTGAGGTTAACGGTGACCGCAGCAACTTCAGTTTTGGCTGGTTGCCAGTGCAAAGCGGGCAATACGGCTCATGCTTGACCCAGGTGGACTTCAAAGCCAAGAAGGTCATGCCGCGCCCGTCCATTCGCGGGATGATCGCACGTACGTACTTCTACATGAGCAAGCAGTACGGCTTGCGCCTGTCGAAACAGGATCGCCAGTTGTATGAAGCGTGGAACAAGACCTACCCGGTGCAGGCCTGGGAGCGCCAGCGAAACCAGACCGTGGCGTGTGTGATGGGGCGCGGCAATGAGTTTGTCGGCCCGGTGAACCTCAAAGCCTGCGGTTGA
- a CDS encoding SPOR domain-containing protein — protein sequence MAIAVLALAGCGEGNRVDAPKAKPAVTESQPQIGAIAAQEWDLRVGPPDHKLQAITDLTAWLLEHGFNFYIVKVDGKDEVLLGPFATKAEAEAKQTLLNEKMARAKKTDTVSEIIEHNAAP from the coding sequence ATGGCAATTGCGGTGTTGGCATTGGCCGGTTGCGGTGAAGGCAACCGTGTCGATGCGCCCAAGGCCAAGCCAGCCGTGACTGAGAGCCAGCCACAGATCGGCGCGATTGCCGCCCAGGAATGGGACCTGCGAGTAGGTCCCCCGGACCACAAGCTGCAGGCCATCACCGACCTGACCGCCTGGCTGCTTGAGCATGGTTTCAATTTTTATATCGTGAAAGTCGACGGCAAGGACGAAGTGCTACTGGGGCCATTCGCAACCAAGGCTGAGGCCGAAGCCAAGCAGACGCTGCTCAACGAAAAAATGGCCAGGGCCAAGAAAACCGACACGGTGTCCGAGATCATCGAGCACAACGCTGCACCGTAA
- the csrA gene encoding carbon storage regulator CsrA produces MLILTRKVGESINIGDDITITILGVSGQQVRIGINAPKDVAVHREEIYQRIQAGLTAPDKNQTP; encoded by the coding sequence ATGCTTATACTCACCCGCAAAGTCGGTGAAAGCATAAACATCGGTGATGACATCACGATCACCATCCTGGGCGTAAGCGGCCAGCAAGTACGAATCGGCATCAACGCACCCAAGGACGTTGCCGTGCATCGCGAGGAGATCTACCAGCGCATCCAGGCTGGCCTGACCGCTCCGGACAAAAACCAGACGCCTTGA
- a CDS encoding HAD-IA family hydrolase, with protein MSIRGSAVLARPYRAFLFDMDGTLLNSIAAAERVWGIWAARHGLDVAAFLTTIHGARAIDTITRQALPGVDPQVEAKWITEAEINDVQGVVAIPGAVAFLNSVPGDQWALVTSAPKALALRRLQAAGIAPPALLVTAEDVAIGKPNPACYELGAQRLGVPVQDCLVFEDATVGIRAGEAAGADVLVVTSTHLEPMLTEHPSIEGYEQLQVRRCADGLLYLQSAVG; from the coding sequence GTGTCTATCCGAGGTTCAGCCGTACTTGCCCGCCCTTACCGCGCCTTCCTGTTCGATATGGACGGAACCCTGCTCAATTCCATTGCCGCCGCCGAGCGCGTGTGGGGCATCTGGGCTGCGCGCCACGGGCTGGATGTCGCGGCCTTTTTGACCACTATTCATGGGGCGCGGGCGATCGACACCATCACGCGCCAGGCATTGCCTGGTGTCGATCCGCAGGTAGAGGCAAAGTGGATTACCGAGGCTGAAATCAACGATGTGCAAGGCGTCGTGGCGATTCCCGGCGCTGTCGCGTTTCTCAACAGTGTGCCCGGTGATCAGTGGGCGCTGGTCACCTCTGCGCCGAAAGCGTTGGCATTGCGCCGGTTGCAGGCCGCAGGCATTGCGCCGCCAGCGTTGCTGGTGACTGCCGAAGACGTGGCCATCGGCAAACCGAACCCCGCTTGTTATGAGTTGGGCGCCCAGCGCTTGGGGGTGCCGGTGCAGGACTGCCTGGTGTTCGAGGACGCGACGGTGGGGATTCGTGCGGGGGAGGCGGCTGGGGCGGATGTGCTGGTGGTGACGTCGACGCACCTCGAGCCCATGCTCACGGAACATCCGTCGATTGAGGGGTATGAACAGTTGCAGGTACGACGCTGCGCTGATGGCTTGTTGTATTTGCAGAGCGCGGTGGGCTGA
- a CDS encoding heavy metal response regulator transcription factor, with the protein MNILVVEDEPKAGNYLLNGLQEQGYCVSLARDGVDGLHQALETPFDVIVLDVMMPKMDGWEVLRRLRKDSDTPVLFLTARDDIADRIKGLELGADDYLIKPFSFAELVARLRTLTRRGPSREEEQLHIADLQIDVLKRRVTRAGTRITLTNKEFALLHLFATHQDQVLSRSLIASRVWDMNFDSDTNVVDVAVRRLRLKIDDPFPLKLIHSVRGIGYRFDTQP; encoded by the coding sequence ATGAACATCCTCGTTGTCGAAGACGAACCCAAGGCCGGCAATTACCTGCTCAACGGCCTGCAGGAACAGGGCTACTGCGTAAGCCTCGCCCGCGATGGCGTGGATGGCTTGCACCAAGCGCTGGAAACGCCATTCGACGTAATCGTGCTGGATGTGATGATGCCAAAAATGGACGGTTGGGAAGTGCTGCGTCGCCTGCGCAAAGATTCCGACACCCCAGTGCTTTTTCTGACGGCTCGCGACGACATTGCCGACCGTATCAAAGGCCTGGAACTGGGTGCCGATGATTACCTGATCAAGCCCTTCTCTTTCGCCGAACTGGTTGCACGCCTGCGCACCCTGACCCGTCGCGGCCCAAGCCGTGAAGAAGAACAGTTGCACATCGCCGACCTGCAGATCGACGTGCTCAAACGCCGCGTTACCCGTGCTGGCACGCGCATCACCCTGACCAATAAGGAATTCGCCCTGTTGCACCTGTTCGCCACCCACCAGGACCAGGTGCTGTCGCGCTCGCTGATCGCCTCGCGGGTCTGGGACATGAACTTCGACAGCGACACCAACGTGGTAGACGTGGCCGTACGGCGCCTACGCCTGAAAATAGACGACCCGTTCCCGCTCAAGCTGATCCACAGCGTGCGGGGCATTGGCTACCGTTTCGATACCCAGCCATGA